In the Bacillus sp. FJAT-42376 genome, CAGCTTATATCCAAGCGATCCGGAAATGTTCTCGATGTGAAAGGCCAATTCGCCGAAAAAAGGATTGCTTGTATTGGGGACAATCAGGCCGATTACATAGGTCCGTTTATGATAAAGGGAGCGTGCCAGGTCATTAGGGAAATAATGAAGCTCCTTCATTGCTTGAAATACTTTTTCTTTTGTTTTATCGCTTATATAACCCCGGTTATTCAGTACGCGGGAAACAGTCGTAGGAGATACGCCGGCTGCTTTTGCCACGTCATGTATGCTTGGATTCATGGAGGGACCTCCTTATCTCTTAAATCGTCATCAGAAACATCTTATCTTAAAGCGACTGAATTGTTCAAAAATATTTTGACATATGAAACCGGTTGACATAAACTTTTAAGAAAGCGCTCTTATACATTTATTTAACAGGAAGATGACGCCGGCAGCAAGGGGAAATGGCGAGAATTGATCGAAACATAAGCCTTATAGAAGATAATCAAGGAGGAAGAAGATGCTCACAAAAATGAAACTTCAGCAGGCAGAAGATGCGGTCAGGGAAGCGGAAAAAACGATGAATGAGCGTTACCGTCTCGGCTATCACATTATGGCACCGGCCAATTGGATCAATGACCCGAATGGCTTTGTTCAATATAAAGGGGAATACCATGCTTTCTTTCAGCATCATCCATACAGTGTGAATTGGGGGCCCATGCACTGGGGCCATGTAAAAAGCAAAGACCTCGTTCACTGGGAGCATCTCCCGATTGCACTCGCTCCGGGAGATGAGTGTGACAAAGACGGATGTTTTTCGGGCAGCGCAGTCGATAACAACGGGGAACTAACGCTGATTTATACGGGTCATCATTATACGGATCGAGAGAAGGACTTGTTTTACCAAAACCAAAATATAGCCGTAAGTACGGATGGGATTCACTTTGATAAACTAGGTGAAAATCCAGTCATCGCAGCTCCGCCTGCAGACAGCTCCCATCATTTCAGGGACCCAAAAGTGTGGAAGCACGAGGATCATTGGTACATGATTGTCGGCAATTCCGATAAGAATGAAACCGGGCGTGTCATTCTTTACCGCTCTGCCAATCTGAGAAACTGGGATTATATTGGTGTTCTTGCTCAGAGCGACGGCACACTTGGGTTCATGTGGGAGTGTCCGGATTTCTTCGAGCTTGGCGGCAAGCATGTCCTCATGTTTTCTCCGCAGGGAATGAAGGCGGACGGCGACCATTATAACAATCTTTTCCAAACCGGGTACCTCGTTGGGGATTACACATATGAAACCAATACCTATCTTCATGGCGGGTTCAAGGAGCTGGATCACGGCCATGATTTCTATGCTGTCCAGACGTTGAAAGACGATAAAGGCCGCCGTATCGCGATTGGCTGGATGGATATGTGGGAGTCGGATATGCCGACAAAGAAGGACGGCTGGTGCGGTGCACTCACTCTGCCACGCGAAGTAACGCTCGGCAGCCGGGATCAGATTCTGATGAACCCGGTGGAAGAGCTGGAACGGCTCCGCATGGAGGAGCACCGGGTTTGCTCGAACGAAACCATCCAAAAGAGCTATACAGCAGAAGCAGCTGAAGATCTTATGGAGATTCAAGCCGTTATAAATATGGCCGCTTCATCCTCAAAAAAAGCGGAGATCAAGATTTTGGGCTCGAATGGAGAGCATGCCTCGGTTTCCTATGATGCCGAACTCGGGCAGCTCACATTGGATGTATCGAAGTGTGGAAAGAAGAAAGACGGAATACGCAGGGTTTCCCTGAAGAACACCGGTCTTCTTACTCTAAGAATCTATCTGGACCGCTCTTCCATCGAGGTTTTCGCCAATGATGGAGAAGCTACGATGACGAGCCGGATCTATCCGGAAAGCAAACGGCAGGGAATTGAATTCACGGCAGATGCCGATCTTTCCATCAAAGAATGTACGTACTGGAAGCTAAAGGATATCTGGAAATAAAATCAGCAAGGGACAGGCGGATTCTGGCGCTTGTTCCTTCTTTTGAGGTGAGACAGGTGAAAAAGGTATACTGCGTTGGAGAAACATTGATCGATTTTATCCCTATGCAAAAAAACAGAGCGCTAAAGGATGTCGGAGGCTTTGAAAAAGCTGCAGGCGGTGCGCCGATGAATGCGGCGATTGCCGTGGCCAAATACGGGGGCCATTCGGTCATGCTGACTAAAATGGCCCAAGACCACTTCGGCGATTTTCTGCTGGACGTCATGTCTGCGAACGGAGTGGATGTCTCGCATATTGTAAGGACCGACGAAGGAGAAACCGGACTTGCCTTCGTTTCTGTGGACGAGGATGGAGAACGGAGCTTTACCTTTTACCGGAAAAATGCGGCAGATTTGCTGCTGGAGCCGGAGGAGGTTGCGGGTATCGAGTTCCAGGAAGGAGATTTCCTCCATTTCTGTTCCGTTGATTTAGTGGAAAGTCCCATCAAACAAACGCATCTGACACTCATCGAAGAGATCCGCCGGGCAAACGGCACGGTCTGCTTTGACGTAAATGTGCGGATTCCCCTCTGGCCGGACGAAGCAAGCTGCAGGAAGACCATCCTCGAATTTGTGCCGCACGCCGACCTTATTAAAGTATCAAGCGAGGAGCTTGAATTTGTCACCGGCATTGCGGATGAAGAAAAAGCCGTTCAATCCCTGCTATGCGGCAGCGTTAAAGCTGTTATCTACACGAAAGGCGGCGAAGGAGCGTCGATCTATATGAAGGGCGGTCCAGTATTCGAAGATCCCGGCTTCAAAGTAACCGTCGAAGACACAACAGGCGCAGGAGATGCGTTCATCGGAGGTCTGTTAAGCGAACTGCTCAGCCTCGAAGCGGTACCGGACACACTCATCCAAACGCTCCACACCCATCATAGCCGGCTCCTCACATTTGCCAACGCAAGCGGAGCACTCGCCGCCTCAGTGAAAGGAGCCATCGAAGCGGCACCGGGCCGGGAAAAGGTAATGGAATTTATAGATGCCCAGCGGCCGTCGTCGGAGTCGGGGCAATAGTAAGGATTTTTCCATTTGAAGAGAAGCTAGCTTGCTTCTCTTTTTGTTTTGTTCATTCGTGAACAGGGCGGGAAGGATGCTTGGTTCGGCAGGAAAGAAGAGATTGGCAGGAAAACGGCCGGATGCGGCAGGAATAGCAGCGATGTTGGCGGGATAGTTGCTAGATTCGGCAGGAAAGAAAAGATTGGCAGGAAAGTTGCTGGGTGCGGCAGGATAAGCAGCGATTTTCGCGGGATAGTTGCTAGATTCGGCAGGAACCAGCCCCATTTCGGCAGGAAAAAAGAGTTTGGCAGGAAAAAGCCCGGATTCGGCAGGAAAAGCAGCGGTATTGGCGGGAAAGGTGCCAGGTTTGGCAGGAACCAGCCCCGCTTCGGCAGGAAAGAAGAGATTGGCAGGAAAGTTGCTGGGTACGGCAGGAAAAGTAGCGATGTTGGCGGGATAGTTGCTAGATTCGGCAGGAACAAACCCCATTTCGGCAGGAAAAAAGAGTTTGGCAGGAAAACGGCCGGTACGGCAGGATAAGCAGCAATGTTGGCCGGAAAGTTGCCAGGTTCGGCAGGAACCAGCCTCACTTTAGCAGGAAAAAAGAGTTTTGCGGGAAAATGGCCTGGTACGGCAGGATAAGCAGCAATGTTGGCCGGAAAGTTGCCAGGTTCGGCAGGAACTAGCCCCCTTTCGGCAGGAACCAGCAGCGGTGCATGTCGAAACAATAAGTAACCTTCCTCCCAACCTTCCCGTCCATTAAGAAAAGGGGGAATTAGATGAGACGACTATATAGAACGGCAATTTTTCTTATGATTCTATTGATCCTGGCTGCAGCATGTTCCCATGAGACACGAAACGTCATTGTTCAAGGAACGAAGCAGGAGGACAATCGGAGAATTTCTGACCGCGGTAAGGTGCAAAGCATCATCCACATCATTGACACGGCGGAATGGGAAAAGGCGAAGATAGATATCCGTCCGCCTGATTACCGTCTCGGCTTTGAAGAAAATGAGGGAAAGCGGGTCTACTACGATGTTTGGGTGGATCCTGAGCAAAATCTGCTTACGCTTGCCACGAGGAGTCTTTATGGTAAACTTTCAAGACAAAACTCCGCCGATTTATTAAAACTCTTGAGTGAAAAGTAGGTCAGCAGGGCTAAGTAAACTGGAGGGAAAAACCATGAAACTTGATCACACCGGCATCGCTGTTAGAAGGATGGATGAAGCCATTGAATTTTATACGGATGTTCTCGGCGGCAAGCTCGTCGAACGATATACAAGTGAAAAGCCAGGGGTGGAGACGCATATTGCGGTCATCCATCTTGATAACCAGGTCATCGAACTGCTCGAACCAACCAGCAAAACCTCGCCCATCGACCGGTTTATCAGACAAAAGGGAAAAGGAGTCCATCATCTTGCATACGAGGTAGACGATTTGGACAAAGCGATCGATGAGTATGAAGCCCGGGGGTTGACCTTCTTAAAGGATACGTACCGGACAAATCCATTTGGCCGCAGACTGATTTACATGAATCCGGTTCATACGCATGGTCAGATTATCGAACTTTGTGATTACAAAGGGTAAATGGAAACAGCCTTGGAATTATTCTATAGGCTGTTTTTTTATAGGTGATTATTCATATGAATGGAGAAGGAATGGCCTCTGGAACTAGTTAATATCACTCATTTATGCAGGTGAGTGGGAATAAGATGAGGACTTTCTTCCAATTGGGGTATATGGTAAAAAATGATAAAATTAAGGATAGATGAATGTGGGATATTGGCGAAAATAATGAATTTCCGAGGTGAATAAGGATGGATTTATGGGGAGCGCTCAATAGCGCCCAATCGTACATCAGCGGCGGAATTGAAGGATTAGAGGAGAAGATCAGGAAGCTTCAAAAAGCAAACAGTGATATTTCAAAGGAGCAGGGTCAGGGGCAAAGGGAGATTCACATCATCCAGCAGCCGGAGCTTGCCAATGAGTGGAAGGGTCCGCGTGCGAACGATTTTGATGACTCACGTGAAGCGGCCTATAAGGACATGGAGAGAGTATTCAGCAAGGATTACGATGAATATCAAGAAAAAATCAGCAGTGAAATACAGAGATTGCAAAATCAGCTAAATGATTTAAAGATGGCGATGGCTTTTGCGTCTTCCATTG is a window encoding:
- a CDS encoding DUF5082 family protein; this translates as MDLWGALNSAQSYISGGIEGLEEKIRKLQKANSDISKEQGQGQREIHIIQQPELANEWKGPRANDFDDSREAAYKDMERVFSKDYDEYQEKISSEIQRLQNQLNDLKMAMAFASSIEDGLRAVDDTLESAQKQLASIGKDIESLTRKVFS
- a CDS encoding VOC family protein, which produces MKLDHTGIAVRRMDEAIEFYTDVLGGKLVERYTSEKPGVETHIAVIHLDNQVIELLEPTSKTSPIDRFIRQKGKGVHHLAYEVDDLDKAIDEYEARGLTFLKDTYRTNPFGRRLIYMNPVHTHGQIIELCDYKG
- a CDS encoding glycoside hydrolase family 32 protein; the encoded protein is MLTKMKLQQAEDAVREAEKTMNERYRLGYHIMAPANWINDPNGFVQYKGEYHAFFQHHPYSVNWGPMHWGHVKSKDLVHWEHLPIALAPGDECDKDGCFSGSAVDNNGELTLIYTGHHYTDREKDLFYQNQNIAVSTDGIHFDKLGENPVIAAPPADSSHHFRDPKVWKHEDHWYMIVGNSDKNETGRVILYRSANLRNWDYIGVLAQSDGTLGFMWECPDFFELGGKHVLMFSPQGMKADGDHYNNLFQTGYLVGDYTYETNTYLHGGFKELDHGHDFYAVQTLKDDKGRRIAIGWMDMWESDMPTKKDGWCGALTLPREVTLGSRDQILMNPVEELERLRMEEHRVCSNETIQKSYTAEAAEDLMEIQAVINMAASSSKKAEIKILGSNGEHASVSYDAELGQLTLDVSKCGKKKDGIRRVSLKNTGLLTLRIYLDRSSIEVFANDGEATMTSRIYPESKRQGIEFTADADLSIKECTYWKLKDIWK
- a CDS encoding carbohydrate kinase; translation: MKKVYCVGETLIDFIPMQKNRALKDVGGFEKAAGGAPMNAAIAVAKYGGHSVMLTKMAQDHFGDFLLDVMSANGVDVSHIVRTDEGETGLAFVSVDEDGERSFTFYRKNAADLLLEPEEVAGIEFQEGDFLHFCSVDLVESPIKQTHLTLIEEIRRANGTVCFDVNVRIPLWPDEASCRKTILEFVPHADLIKVSSEELEFVTGIADEEKAVQSLLCGSVKAVIYTKGGEGASIYMKGGPVFEDPGFKVTVEDTTGAGDAFIGGLLSELLSLEAVPDTLIQTLHTHHSRLLTFANASGALAASVKGAIEAAPGREKVMEFIDAQRPSSESGQ